In Lytechinus pictus isolate F3 Inbred chromosome 17, Lp3.0, whole genome shotgun sequence, the genomic window tataatatcatcattacttctttattcattttatgaatatttactTTTTTGATTAAATAGCCGAACAATTTTTGTATCGTCGTGGCCATCATGAGCTGTCATCGTACCTAGAAGATATTGGAGAGGATGATAGAAATAGTGATTCAGAGCAACCTCTTGCTGATTCAAGGAATTATGAGCGACCAAAACTCAGTGATGTAGATGAAGGTATGTCCAtcatatacagttgaggccaaaaaaagtttacatgcatgcatggaattcagtgaaatttgtttgcTTGCCAAACATTGTAAAATTCACTATATCTCCAGAAATATGAATATAGGTAGTCTAccatgattcaattcaattcaattcaaataaacatttattttcttccatttcaaaacacttttcataaacattagttcatacaaaaatcaaattgttatgaggaatataaatatgtacatgtttggtataaagaagaaggcgtataccctaaaagcCGAGGCTTGTGACGGGATACGCCTATAGAcagaaatacaatacaaaatacaatacaaaagaaagggcagagaaaaagaagagaaggaaatggaACGAGAGAGGGAGACGTGAGCGGGAGGCGGGCATGAATTACTGTATAAAATAGAATGCTCAACAAATGTATCAGTGTGGGCAAAAATATAAATGCCGCAACAACAATTGTCCATGGTTCATGTTAACTTAAAGTCAAAAGGAAACGTAAgttgaaaaatattcatatataaaatgacagaagaagttttttcattttatacttaaagCTACTTGACGATAGAGATTGTTTTATGTAATCCGGTATTTCGTTCCATATTTTGGGGCCAGTATAACGAATGTTGTGttgaaagattatttttctatgtttgggaatgaatatttgattatttgagcGGGTATCAAAATTATGTATGTTGGAAACATGCGTAAACAAATCACGAAATTTGTGTGGAATTTGAGAATTTAAACACCTGTAGAGAAACTGACATTGTCGAAGTTTATTGATGTCGtctaatttcaacaattttagggaatgaaacaaatttttagtaTTTGCTAGTGGTATATTGTAATCTGGAGAAATAATAcgcacaattttattttgaagggaACATAATTTCTTAAGATGTGTTTGGTATGTGTTCGCCCAGACCAAATTACAGTAATAAAAATATGGCAAGATTAAAGAGCAATATAATGTACGCAATACAGTTTTAGGCAAGTAAAAACTTAGGCGATgtattattccaatattttttgcaactttgttctcaatttcatttatgtgaTGTATCCATGTTAAATTACTATCAATAATTACGCCAAGAAACCTTGTATTTTCAACTCTGGGAATAATTTGGTTGTTAAGTTTCACCACtacatgattaaaatcaatacGCCTTGTGGAGTTACggaatataatgtaattgcattttttatagtTGATGGTAAGCTTGTTTGCACAAAACCATTTACAAACATTTGTTAGTTCAGTATTTACAGTTTCACACAAGTGATGAAGATTTCTATCAGAATAAACAATATTGGTATCGTCGGCGTACATGATAAAGGAAAGGAGATTAGACGAACGATAAATGTCattaataaatagaataaacaaAAGTGGGCCAAGCAATGACccttgtggtactccacatTTAATTGTCTTAAATTCAGACTGAACGGAGTTATAAACGGTGCATTGTTTCCGATTTGAGAGGTAACTAGAAAAAAGGTCGAGGGCAGTTCCACGAATACCATAGTTAGTTAGTTTTGATAAAAGTATATTATGATTAATTGTGTCAAACGCCTTTGACAAGTCAATAAATATCCCTATTGCGAATGAGTCGTGCTCAAAGGAGTCAATTATGGTATTTGTTAATTCGAGAAGAGCTAGTTCTGTTGAGTGGTCACTACGAAATCCGTATTGAGATTCAAAAAGACACttgttattttcaagaaaattataggcccttttataaataatcttttccaatattttagaaaatatagaGAGCACTGATATGGGTCTATAATTACCGATCTGCTCTTTGTCACCAGCTTTAAAAATTGGAGAAACTCgcgcaattttcattttttcaggaAACACCCCAGAGGTTAACGATAGATTGAATATATGACATAAAGGTTCGCTAATTAGTTCGATTACAAGTTTAACAATCTTAGGTGAGCATTCATCAAGACCTGGGGCTTTATTGTTATCGAAACGCATGACAATGTTACATATTTCACGTTGGCTTACCggatttaaaaacaaagattttgaatttggtTCAGATAGATAAGTTCTGAAATCTGTATTATTTTGAGGAGTGATATTAGCTAGCTTTGGACCGATTTCAacgaaaaaattattaaaagcaTTTGCTATTTGGAACGGGTCTGATACCAAAtgatgaatttggtatcaaacgaAAGAGCGTTGGGATTAAattatatttcaggtggaattttctttgaagaaaaattagTAATATTttcgtgccaaatgtattctattgtttgttatttttaaacatttcatagaaatatataaatgtcaaatctataatttatattacattttctatcatgatatgttaccactgaaaaaaaagtgtaagttatctgaaatgtttgtttaagaagtaactagcacaaatatgaaatgtttttgtcaagtttttatttttaatttgtctaaaatgtgaagatttttggggaaaaaatgacacctaaatatttttcagctcctgatgacaaagcaatgtgatgaaggggcatgacatagtCGTTTGTTAGATATCAAATTcatcatgatagcacaaatattttataagactCCGTTGTTTTGGTGGAATTCATCCACACTTAGGCAAGGATTTGAtgctttctttttaaaaagaaatcacttAACATAAATCTTTCTGACTAAAATTAGAAGGTTgatgatatttacatgtacatcttgaAAGATACCAGTATCACTCTGCTATGCCATTGTCACGTGACTCACTCTCTCCCGTCCTTTACAACAGCTCGATTACAGTCTTGCCTTGATGAGATCCGAAATGTAGTCGGTGACACCACACCAGAACATGTTCTCATCGATGCAGTGGTTGCTAACAAGTTTGACTACGAACGAGCTCTGGATGCTATCCTGAACAAGCAAGAAACCAACAAAAAGACCCGGATAGACTCGAGAACAGGTGAATATCAAAAGAAATATCCACGCTTTTCTGCTTCAAAGTCAACAGGATATCCATTTACTTTCATCACTGCCTACCAATGTagcaacattttatttttcatttatatgggCTGCAGCTTAGATTGTGATGAACCATGGGGTATGATAAGTATTGCATGTATGATCGATTATAATCCTAGAATAgagattttttatttcacatcacCATATAAGGTAGCTCTGAAGATACCTTATTGAAAATCGTATTGCAACCATTTTGGTCGACCATCTACCGTaaatcttttttaattttcaatggcaAAATGCCATAGTTATTCAGTCGTGAAAAAATGGATGAATGCATTCCCAAATTTGATACTGGACAAATGGCAAAAGTCAACACATCGCTAGTGGGTGACATCTTTTGTCTTAACACAGGGACGCCAGTTTTACTGTGAAAATAGGAACGTACCATTGTTTAGCGCATCATCAGCAAAGTAAAAGTGTTAAAACCATTTGTCTGCTCTCTTgattaatgattttttgttaaCCATATCTTGTTCACTATTTCATTTGGCTATGGTATTCTTTTAGTAATAGGAATCACTTTGCTATTTCAATATGACCTTTTACTGAGGGCTGTCATATTTAGAAAACATTTAGTTGAGCACTGCTTCCATTGtataaaattatttcagtatATAGATGCTAAATCTTTGCCTTTTGTTTCTTCATTTATCTTTTCTCTaccttattttccttttctctccttgAAACTCTTACCTTCtgctgacctttgacctctttggtgacctttgacctcctgCATGTGAACCTTGGCCATGGTAAGGTAAGACCCAACagtagatagaaagaaaaataactcACAAGATGCTGTCATAAAGAGTAGTGTAGGTGGGGATAGTAGGGCAGGTGGTGTACATATGTCAAAGAAAACCGTGTCTCAAGAGATCGGGTCATTCAAAGGACAGGCCAATGCATCGTCTTTTTCAAATACCCTTGTTGCAAATCAACCTGCAACCGGTAGATTCCAGTCGTATTATGAAAAGGTTGCTGCTGACAAAGATCTGGTACATTTTAACTTGGGTAGTAGCGGGGCATGTCCACAGGTAAAAGAGAGCATTGCACATGGTGTTGAGTCAAGTGATGTCAAGGCTTGTAGTAGTGTCAATCAAGAAGGAATTATGCAATTTTACCCCAAAGGTAAGGGGTATATACCGCAAGGTCAGATGCAAAGTCAGCTCTTAGTTGAGCCTGGTTTGTCTATGCAAGCTGGTGGAGTCAGCCTTGCAGAGTTGCCAAATATGCAAGAAAGTAGGAATAATGCAGTTTTGAAAGGAACAAAGGGGCGTGCCCCTCCATTTGGACAAGATCTAGCTCTCTCTTCAGGACGCTCAAACTTGGCAGCCAGTCACATGACTGCCTCAGAGGTTGGGAAGCCATTGACATCTGGGAGTTTGAGTGTTAGAAGTAAATCTGGGTCAGCCTCATTGGCAGATTTAGCCTTTGGACAAGGTTCTTTGAAGGGAAAAACTCCTGTGCCTTGTAACGTCTCATTAGGGGGCTTGGCTTCAAGTCAACTGTTGTCATCAAAAGTGCCTCATCCAACACCAAGTAGTGCCACGCAGGAAAGCATTTCTCTTGCTGATCTAGCTAGTGGCCATCACTCACCTTCTTCCAGAATTCCACAAATGAACAAGCAGGGTAAAGCAACAGGTTTGAAATCAACACTTTCAGGGAATGTATCTCTATCGGACTTGGCATCCAGTCACTTGTCATCACCTCCCAAACAGTCGCTACTTGGCACCAAGCAGGAAGACAGGAATGCACCCAGTGTGAAGCCTACACCATCTAGTGGTGTATCCTTGTCAGACTTGGCGTCTAGTCACTTTTCATCATCTCCAAAACAATATCAGCTAAGCAACAAGCATAGTAGTATGAAAACACCTGGAAGCAAGTCTACTCCATCTAGTGGTTTATCTCTTGCAGATTTAGCATCCAGTCATCTTTCTTCATCAAATGCCTCAGCATTAGGCTCTTTGTCAGATAATGTATGTGGTTTCAGTGGTAGGACTGCCCAAGGAAGTGGTGTTTCTCTTGCAGATTTAGCAACTGCTGATCAAACTACTTTTAAAGATCCTATTGGGTTGCAGTTGGGAAAGAAAGATGAGAAACAATCAGAAACCTCAGAGGTTAAATCTGTTAAGTCTGGCTCTTCAAAACTGCACACGAGGAAAGAAATTAAGCAGAAAGCAGCAGATGATCAGATAGGGACATTAAGTTTAGGCTCATCTGGTGTTTCCGGTGTAGTTGATAGAGATGAGAGTGTAAAGCCTTCTGTAGAATTAAAAACTCCTCGTGTTCCACCAGGCTTTGAATCTTTTATTCATCCTCCAAGTCATTCCAGATCTTTTCACTTTGATGAAAATACGCAACCTCAGCTGCCTGTCTCAGGGATCCCCTCATGGAAAGAGGCACAGAAATTATCCTCTTCAAGGAAATCAAATCAACAAGCCACATATACCTCTTTACACAAACCTCAAACACATTCCAAAGCGAACCGGAACTCATCTGGCTTATTTGCTCCGTTGTCGACCTTCGGGAATGCTCTTTGCCATCAGTGCAGAACAGCTTCCGCCAAAGCTGCAGCAATTGGAAGAAGTAGGGTAGGGTATCGTGGTGTTCAGAGGAGAGTCCTCCACAAGCAGTTCTCGTTTGAAAGACAGAAGAGCAGACAGGAGGAAGCTAAAGAAGAGAGCTGGCGAGAGGTTAAGCCTTTTGACTTCTCAATTCCTTCTCCTGATGATATGGTTAAACAACAGCAGCAGAGAGCTTTTGTTCCTCTGAATCAAAGTAAGGGGACTTTCATGTATTGGATTTAATGCATCATTTATTATTGAGGAGACAATTAGAATACagattgtcattttttcattttggatGGTTAATTAACGTCTTGTAATTTCTGTACAAGTACAGACAGGAACTTGTACAAACTGCTACAATGATAATTTATCTATGTGCTCAAATTTCTTTGATATTGTACACAAAGTGTCGATATTAGAGCAAACTGAATTAGGTAAACCATTTTTTATGCAGTTATGTGCTCATAAATGTTATAAAACCATTATTCAGTATTTTAAGATGTATTGATTGAAATGTTTTTACATTTGGGGGAGGGGACTTATGTTCTATGACAAGTTGCTGTATAAGTAATGATTATGCTAAGGTGTGAAATGAAAATGCTCTTTTTTGTGAGGCAGATAGAATAGATCTTAAGTTAATTGCACACTACGAGTTGGTCTATCTGTATTGTCGCATATGAAATGATACATTTGAATTCTACATGAAGGTTCTGATCCCTCTCTTGTTTAACTCAAGGCTtctgtttcccccaatatctcGAAGGGCCCCAGAGAACAGACAACACAGCAGAGCTTGATTCTAGGTTACGGGTCACTCATACTGTTGATGATGCCGCAACACAAATCACAAGACTCACCTTTGAAGGCAAAGATCCTAAACAAGGATTCCAAGTCAAAGTTGAAGACACCAGTAAAGGGAAAAGCCCTGAAGGAGGAGGAGTagcaggaggaggaggaggggaaggggAGATGAAGGTTGAAGGAGCAGGGTCACGCAAAGGAGCGCTTTCTCCCACACGGTTATCAGAGTCAAGTAGCAGTAGGAGAAGCAGCAGGTTAGTATGGTTATTCTACTCTTTTATGCCCCAGTTCTCAAAGATGGTTTTGATTCCATTGGTTTGTAAACCAAGGTTTATGCACATCTTTTGTATGCTTAATTCACTGAGAGGGCATCCACTGATAAATGAGCATACTAAATGATTGGTATTAAGGATGCAGCAATAATGAGCCCACTTTTAATtcaatgagtccactgtttacTATTAGTAAGGTGCATAGTAAGGTGAAGCCAAGCTAAACTTGTCCATATCCTATTGAAATACCAGCTGCTATTAGTAACATTTCTTTGATTCTTACAACTgaatgttctttcttttttaatgtaggGAGTCCCTTCCAAATGTATGTAGTGAACCCGACCTTCAAGCATATTCTTCAGCAACATCAACACCAAGTAGAAAGGAAGGCAGGAAAGCTTCAGTAAGTACTGCGCTTCTTTCCTGGTGAACCTGAAATGTTGATTGATACTTAATGCTAGGTAGATGTTTCACACAGGCTTTGGACCTGTTGCTTGGCATTTATCAATTGATCAGTGTGAAGCCAATGTGAGGTCAGTGTTGCTGGCTAACttttttgttatgattattgGGGAAATTATGTtggtttcttttttgtttaccaGGTAATGTAAAACAATTCTTTGTGTTTCATCAGAGGGCTTTTACACTTGATTTCAATGATATTTACATGTTTGTACAATCAATCTTCCAATTCAACTTTGCAATTACTTGCTAAGCTCTGTGTTACGGACACACGGTAATCAAATTTTATTAGATAAGAGATACTATGAGATTTTAATCTTTCACTTTGCTCAGTCATCTCTATGCAGTTATCACAATTATACTGTACAAAAGAagttcaagaaaatgaaattataacatTACTTTCCCCTCAAAAGTAATCAAGCAACCAAAGATCTGGCTTTGATTTACATCTGTCTCTACATCCTATACAGTCAATTGACATCGCCAAAGAGCTTGAGAAGCGACAGTCTGGCAAGGAGCTTCTGAATCTAGTGGTCATCGGTCACGTTGACGCTGGCAAGTCGACCTTGATGGGTCATCTTCTTTACCTCCTAGGTCAGGTCAATCAGAGGGTCATGCATAAATATGAGACAGAGTCTCGTAAACAGGGCAAGGCTTCCTTTGCCTATGCTTGGGTGCTGGATGAGACTGAGGAAGAGAGAGGAAGGTAAGAAACAAtgattctattttatttcatttacttgttttattgatttttcatttacttgttttattgatttttcatttatttgtgttattgatttttcatttatttgtgttattgattattcatttatttgtgttattgattattcatttatttgtgttattgattattcatttatttgtgttattgattattcatttatttgtgttattgattattcatttatttgtgttattgattattcatttatttgtgttattgattattcatttatttgtgttattgattattcatttatttgtgttattgattattcatttatttgtgttattgattattcatttatttgtgttattgattattcatttatttgtgttattgattattcatttatttgtgttattgatttaattatttcCCTTgctcaggggtgtgagagttcagatttttatctgatttcagatttttttgttttgattttcagcttaatttcagctaatttttggccttcctctgtacaaaaagtatgggacccctttctatttcagactgtttcaacactcttcagcttttttcagatcatttttttttgtgatcacTCACACCCCTGCTTGCTGCCAACTATTCCTATTAATGATTactttttggacctcttgaaaTGCATGATTTTCCAAAGATTCCTCTTTTTTCTATCAATAGCCAAATATGTTAAAGTATACAACTTCTGTAAATATTCCTctttaaacaaaacaaacattattCTGATTCCTGGTCTCAAAAGGTCGGCAGCTATGTCACTTCCTGTCTTTATTGCTTAGATAGCCCCTTTTTTAGCAAGAAGATTTTTATAGGAGTTTACAAACAGTGGTTATATAGCATTGGGCTCATGATCATGAGGTTGGAATCCCTGCTCTGTCATATTCTCCACTTTAAGAAACAAGCCAGAGGGGAAGTTTTGTTGTTTAGAAGTTCAGCCACTGTGACTGACTAACTTGGACCTAAAAAATGTTGCCTATGTAATGGGATTCATATGGCTGTGGTTTTATGCAGCAGAATCTTGCTCTGCTGAGTCCTTACTGGAGCTACTGTAACAGAAACATACCTTTACATTTATATACATTAAATAATACGTGTAACATCAAATGAggcaaatataaacaaaatccAAGAAAATACTTATCGGTAAATGATATAAATACTGCACTAAATACAAGTTAATGGATACTCTGCTCAGATTCACTACTGAAAATATGTAAATTGAAATAGTATTAAAAATATGCCACAAGGCAGTGAGTGACAAGAGTTCTTTAAGAGATACCAAATGGTTCTCACAAGGACTTTCACATGGTAATATACTTGAACATTTTCTATTGAAATCTAACATTGTGGCTTTTTTTCAGGGGTATCACTATGGATGTTGGTTTAACACGTTTTGAGACAACTCATAGATTAGTGACCTTACTAGATGCACCGGGACACAAAGACTTCATACCAAACATGATCACAGGTGCTGCACAggtatggtgatgatgttgatgatgatgatgatggtggtggtggtgtggatggtggtggtgatggtggtggtgatgatggtgtggatggtggtggtgatggtggtgatgatggtgatgatggtggtgatggtgtggatggtggtggtgatggtggtgatgttgatgatgatgatgatgatggtgtggatggtggtggtgatggtggtgatgatggtgatgatggtggtgatggtgtggatggtggtggtgatggtggtgatgatggtgatgatggtggtgatggtgtggatggtggtggtgatggtggtgatgatggtgatgatggtggtgatggtgtggatggtggtgatggtgatgatgatgatggtggtggtagagtGGTGGAGGtgacaatgatggtggtgatgatgatgatagtagtaGTAACTAGTAATGATTATAATGCTGGATTTTTTGTATTGTTAGAATTTGTAACTGTTTATTAAAAAGTGTGAATGATGACAATTTACCTGCcaaacatgataataaaaataaactttccAGGATTGCTCTTTAAGGTCACCAGCCAAATTTTGACTACAGTTTAATAAAGTTTACATTGGACTGTTTGGGAATTCTTCGGCTCTTTTTAGTTCACCATGGCTCTTTTTGGCATTTTGGAGACAAAATTTGCCCAGATTCCATGTTTAATTTTCCCCTGCAATATCATATTTGACTTCCCCCTTTAATATATTCTCATTGCCATCGATACCTGTGTTTTAATCCATTAGGCTGATGCTGCTATTTTAGTAGTAGATGCAACAAGAGGTGAGTTTGAGACTGGCTTTGAGTCCGGCGGTCAGACGAGAGAACATGCCCTACTTGTCAGGTCACTAGGAGTCAGGCAGCTGGTAGTAGGGGTCAATAAACTGGACACGGTGACATGGTCGGAGGAGAGGTTCTCAGAAATTGTCAAGAAGCTTGGTTCTTTCTTGAAGCAGGCAGGCTTCAAGGTCAGTGCCAGAAGACTTCTGTTTGCCATTGATTTCATCCATTCAAAATgcaaattgatgtcattgaAATGCTGAACCAacataaaatattaattctCAGGGCCAGGAAGATGTATAATTATAGAGTAATGACCAAATGAGGATCAGAAAAATTCCTGAAAAATCCATATCCATTTAAAGTGTGGCCCACATGTTGTTCCATGTGTTAGCTatacaaagaaaaatatgtacatgtagtagtgaaataaatataatttcaagtaAGCCtgaattatttgattaaaatttgtTCTTCTAAATTAGCCTTCTGTCGTATGATAAATAATTAAGGATTGcttccaacaattttttttttgaaaataagattTATATACCAAAACTCGAATTTAGATTGAAATGACTTTTCCTTGAAGGTGATCATTGCTATTAGTCTGTCCCATTTCCCACAGGAATcagataaatgtatatataattttaagtAAGCCtgaattatttgattaaaatttgtttttctaaatTAGCCTTCCGTCATATGATAAACAATTAAGGATTGCTtcctacatttaaaa contains:
- the LOC129280654 gene encoding HBS1-like protein isoform X2, with the protein product MARHRNIRGKNFDEDYEGYDDVYGHSVEDDFMYGASPATAEQFLYRRGHHELSSYLEDIGEDDRNSDSEQPLADSRNYERPKLSDVDEARLQSCLDEIRNVVGDTTPEHVLIDAVVANKFDYERALDAILNKQETNKKTRIDSRTGPQRTDNTAELDSRLRVTHTVDDAATQITRLTFEGKDPKQGFQVKVEDTSKGKSPEGGGVAGGGGGEGEMKVEGAGSRKGALSPTRLSESSSSRRSSRESLPNVCSEPDLQAYSSATSTPSRKEGRKASSIDIAKELEKRQSGKELLNLVVIGHVDAGKSTLMGHLLYLLGQVNQRVMHKYETESRKQGKASFAYAWVLDETEEERGRGITMDVGLTRFETTHRLVTLLDAPGHKDFIPNMITGAAQADAAILVVDATRGEFETGFESGGQTREHALLVRSLGVRQLVVGVNKLDTVTWSEERFSEIVKKLGSFLKQAGFKESDVVYIPCSGLTGENLSEKAKEPALTSWYTGPCLLDHIDKLKPPKRSIEQSMRLCVSDVFKGMGSGVSVSGKIETGSLQIGEKIMVMPAGENGLIKVITVHDEDTRWSCAGDHTTVVVTGVDMMNITIGSVICSHHDPIRATTRFQARVVIFNIEVPLTKGFPVLIHYQSVSEPAVIKKLVSVLHKSTGEVVQKKPKCLTKQMNAIIEIETSRPVCLELYKDYKELGRFMLRYGGSTIAAGVVTEFKN
- the LOC129280654 gene encoding uncharacterized protein LOC129280654 isoform X1 — its product is MARHRNIRGKNFDEDYEGYDDVYGHSVEDDFMYGASPATAEQFLYRRGHHELSSYLEDIGEDDRNSDSEQPLADSRNYERPKLSDVDEARLQSCLDEIRNVVGDTTPEHVLIDAVVANKFDYERALDAILNKQETNKKTRIDSRTDPTVDRKKNNSQDAVIKSSVGGDSRAGGVHMSKKTVSQEIGSFKGQANASSFSNTLVANQPATGRFQSYYEKVAADKDLVHFNLGSSGACPQVKESIAHGVESSDVKACSSVNQEGIMQFYPKGKGYIPQGQMQSQLLVEPGLSMQAGGVSLAELPNMQESRNNAVLKGTKGRAPPFGQDLALSSGRSNLAASHMTASEVGKPLTSGSLSVRSKSGSASLADLAFGQGSLKGKTPVPCNVSLGGLASSQLLSSKVPHPTPSSATQESISLADLASGHHSPSSRIPQMNKQGKATGLKSTLSGNVSLSDLASSHLSSPPKQSLLGTKQEDRNAPSVKPTPSSGVSLSDLASSHFSSSPKQYQLSNKHSSMKTPGSKSTPSSGLSLADLASSHLSSSNASALGSLSDNVCGFSGRTAQGSGVSLADLATADQTTFKDPIGLQLGKKDEKQSETSEVKSVKSGSSKLHTRKEIKQKAADDQIGTLSLGSSGVSGVVDRDESVKPSVELKTPRVPPGFESFIHPPSHSRSFHFDENTQPQLPVSGIPSWKEAQKLSSSRKSNQQATYTSLHKPQTHSKANRNSSGLFAPLSTFGNALCHQCRTASAKAAAIGRSRVGYRGVQRRVLHKQFSFERQKSRQEEAKEESWREVKPFDFSIPSPDDMVKQQQQRAFVPLNQRPQRTDNTAELDSRLRVTHTVDDAATQITRLTFEGKDPKQGFQVKVEDTSKGKSPEGGGVAGGGGGEGEMKVEGAGSRKGALSPTRLSESSSSRRSSRESLPNVCSEPDLQAYSSATSTPSRKEGRKASSIDIAKELEKRQSGKELLNLVVIGHVDAGKSTLMGHLLYLLGQVNQRVMHKYETESRKQGKASFAYAWVLDETEEERGRGITMDVGLTRFETTHRLVTLLDAPGHKDFIPNMITGAAQADAAILVVDATRGEFETGFESGGQTREHALLVRSLGVRQLVVGVNKLDTVTWSEERFSEIVKKLGSFLKQAGFKESDVVYIPCSGLTGENLSEKAKEPALTSWYTGPCLLDHIDKLKPPKRSIEQSMRLCVSDVFKGMGSGVSVSGKIETGSLQIGEKIMVMPAGENGLIKVITVHDEDTRWSCAGDHTTVVVTGVDMMNITIGSVICSHHDPIRATTRFQARVVIFNIEVPLTKGFPVLIHYQSVSEPAVIKKLVSVLHKSTGEVVQKKPKCLTKQMNAIIEIETSRPVCLELYKDYKELGRFMLRYGGSTIAAGVVTEFKN